A stretch of Roseibium porphyridii DNA encodes these proteins:
- a CDS encoding CaiB/BaiF CoA transferase family protein, whose amino-acid sequence MSEKTMPLDGIRVIDFTQVMLGPCATQTLGDLGADVIKVERPGAGDLSRGFYGKHTEEAMNNAVFASLNRNKRSVEIDTKSAEGHQQVLDLVKTADVVVDNFRAGVMDRLGFGYAALSKLNPRIICASGTGFGSSGPYAHKGGQDVLAQAMTGVMEKTQDPSIPKSIYPTTLCDYSAGMHLVQGILAALLMRDKTGHGQKVEVSLYDSMIAMQMQEAAQWSKHREVLNWAAMPLTGVFDTADGAIVIVGAFKANPLQDICTALEIEDLSPEYPTLDVQRQHKPFLQQRFRDAIAENTSAYWLERLEEQDLLCAPVRSLGEALADPQTKINGMLHEVQHPVLGDITLTGSPVHLSDAPVLIRHLPPRLGEHTEEVLQELAVLLAQEAAE is encoded by the coding sequence ATGTCAGAGAAAACCATGCCGCTCGATGGCATCCGCGTCATCGATTTCACACAAGTCATGCTAGGTCCCTGCGCGACACAGACATTGGGTGACCTGGGCGCCGACGTCATCAAGGTCGAACGTCCCGGTGCAGGCGATCTCAGCCGTGGCTTTTACGGAAAGCATACGGAAGAAGCGATGAACAATGCGGTTTTTGCCTCGCTGAACCGCAACAAGCGATCTGTCGAAATTGACACCAAGTCGGCGGAAGGGCACCAGCAGGTTCTAGACCTGGTGAAGACAGCTGATGTTGTTGTCGACAACTTCCGGGCAGGCGTAATGGATCGCCTCGGCTTTGGCTATGCGGCGTTGTCAAAGCTAAATCCGAGGATTATTTGCGCCTCCGGAACGGGTTTCGGTTCGAGTGGTCCTTACGCACATAAAGGCGGGCAGGATGTGCTGGCGCAAGCCATGACTGGCGTTATGGAAAAGACGCAGGACCCGTCGATACCGAAATCCATCTACCCAACCACCTTGTGCGATTATTCGGCGGGCATGCATCTTGTCCAGGGAATCCTGGCAGCGTTGCTGATGCGGGACAAGACCGGCCACGGTCAGAAGGTCGAGGTATCGCTCTATGACAGCATGATCGCGATGCAGATGCAGGAAGCAGCACAGTGGTCCAAGCATAGAGAAGTGTTGAACTGGGCCGCCATGCCTCTAACCGGCGTCTTCGACACGGCTGATGGAGCGATCGTCATTGTCGGAGCATTCAAGGCCAATCCGCTGCAAGACATTTGCACCGCACTTGAGATCGAAGATCTGTCGCCGGAGTATCCGACGCTCGATGTTCAACGCCAGCACAAGCCATTTCTGCAGCAGCGCTTCCGTGACGCCATTGCCGAAAACACTTCGGCCTATTGGCTCGAACGGCTTGAGGAGCAGGATCTTCTTTGCGCACCGGTTCGTTCCCTCGGGGAAGCGCTTGCTGATCCACAGACAAAAATCAACGGGATGCTGCATGAAGTCCAGCACCCGGTTCTCGGCGACATCACATTAACAGGTTCACCCGTACACCTGAGTGACGCACCGGTTCTCATCCGCCATCTTCCGCCCCGGTTGGGCGAGCATACTGAAGAAGTGCTCCAGGAACTGGCAGTGCTCCTGGCCCAAGAGGCGGCTGAATGA
- a CDS encoding FAD-dependent oxidoreductase, with amino-acid sequence MTERHTTTVQVEGAQLPVVADCDVVVIGAGPAGHAAAVSAARNGASVTLLERYHHLGGMASGGMVLVLDDMVNEGNEIVTTGIVSEFVERMERQDAAVYPPPEECQTNWDAWQKWSRWGCIDFHKAMMPQPIIHAVAFDPDAWKRVSLDMVVEAKVNLRTHSWFSDVLMEGGRITGVIAQTKLGRQAIRARYMVDATGDLDVGVAAGATYTTGQYIVTTVFRMANVDTDKAIAFEFSDPEEYKRLDREARRRIGGAWGMWWLKTPLPGIVWCNCPHMPGYDGLSVEDMVTSEIEGRERMMKLHQFAKENIPGFENATMLGAAEQMGIRQTRLLQGEYVVSKDDVKSRRYFEDTVCRGRDYYTPYRALLPKGIDNLIVAGRHYSVESDAQKLSREIPPCMAQGEAAGIAAALALNGDIPLRAVDYKAIQKQMRSQGADPGDRPSPNALIEDPVAAE; translated from the coding sequence ATGACAGAACGTCATACAACAACCGTACAGGTGGAAGGGGCGCAACTCCCCGTGGTTGCAGACTGTGATGTCGTCGTGATTGGCGCAGGCCCTGCCGGTCATGCCGCAGCGGTGTCTGCCGCGCGCAACGGTGCGTCCGTCACCCTACTTGAGCGCTATCACCACTTGGGCGGCATGGCCTCCGGCGGGATGGTGCTTGTGCTCGACGATATGGTCAACGAAGGCAACGAGATCGTCACCACCGGAATTGTGAGCGAATTTGTGGAGCGGATGGAGCGTCAAGACGCTGCTGTGTATCCACCGCCAGAAGAATGCCAAACCAATTGGGACGCGTGGCAAAAATGGTCCCGCTGGGGATGCATCGATTTTCACAAGGCCATGATGCCTCAGCCGATCATTCACGCCGTCGCTTTTGATCCCGATGCATGGAAGCGCGTCAGCCTGGACATGGTTGTCGAAGCAAAGGTCAACCTGCGAACGCACAGCTGGTTTTCCGATGTATTGATGGAAGGCGGCCGCATCACAGGTGTTATCGCTCAGACCAAATTGGGCCGTCAGGCCATTCGCGCACGGTATATGGTCGACGCAACCGGTGATTTGGACGTGGGTGTTGCTGCTGGGGCGACATACACCACCGGGCAGTACATTGTTACGACAGTGTTCCGCATGGCCAATGTCGACACGGACAAGGCGATCGCGTTCGAATTCTCCGACCCGGAAGAATACAAGCGCCTTGATCGTGAGGCCCGTCGCCGGATCGGTGGTGCTTGGGGTATGTGGTGGCTGAAAACACCTCTCCCGGGCATTGTATGGTGCAATTGCCCGCATATGCCCGGATACGACGGTTTGTCCGTGGAAGATATGGTGACTTCCGAGATCGAGGGCCGCGAACGCATGATGAAACTTCATCAATTCGCAAAGGAGAATATTCCCGGCTTTGAGAATGCAACCATGTTGGGTGCTGCTGAGCAGATGGGCATCCGTCAGACGCGGCTCCTGCAGGGAGAGTATGTCGTCAGCAAAGACGATGTGAAGTCACGGCGGTATTTTGAGGACACGGTGTGCCGAGGTAGAGATTACTACACGCCCTATCGCGCCCTGCTGCCGAAAGGCATCGACAACTTGATCGTTGCCGGCCGCCACTACTCCGTTGAAAGCGACGCACAGAAACTCTCGCGCGAGATTCCGCCCTGCATGGCACAGGGAGAGGCGGCTGGCATTGCGGCGGCCTTGGCCCTGAATGGCGACATCCCGCTCCGCGCCGTTGACTACAAGGCAATCCAAAAACAAATGCGCTCTCAAGGCGCAGATCCGGGAGACAGACCGTCGCCAAATGCACTGATCGAAGATCCGGTAGCGGCGGAATAA
- a CDS encoding deoxycytidylate deaminase: MKELIWTKRFMTLCNHIAEWSEDPDFQVGCVIISPEGHEIRSTGYNGFARGVKSDQPARYDRKSGEKFFWFEHAERNAIYNAARSGVSLAGCTLYVNRFPCADCGRAIIQAGIPHIVAPPIPVADGALDYSFQVSQQMLCEAGVQITEFE, translated from the coding sequence ATGAAAGAGCTGATCTGGACAAAGCGCTTCATGACGCTTTGCAATCATATCGCGGAGTGGTCTGAGGACCCGGATTTTCAGGTCGGATGCGTGATCATCTCGCCTGAGGGGCACGAGATCCGGTCGACCGGTTACAATGGCTTTGCACGTGGTGTCAAATCTGATCAACCCGCACGCTATGACCGTAAAAGCGGCGAGAAGTTTTTCTGGTTCGAACATGCCGAGCGCAATGCGATTTACAATGCAGCCCGTTCGGGTGTCTCTCTTGCCGGCTGCACACTCTACGTCAATCGGTTTCCCTGCGCGGATTGCGGACGGGCGATCATTCAGGCCGGCATTCCCCATATCGTTGCACCGCCTATCCCGGTAGCAGATGGTGCGCTCGATTACAGCTTTCAGGTTTCGCAGCAAATGCTGTGTGAAGCCGGTGTTCAAATTACCGAATTCGAGTGA
- a CDS encoding 4Fe-4S dicluster domain-containing protein, translating to MTLVITSTCIDVKDGICTTACPVDCIYEGERMFYIHPTECIECGMCESICPVDAIRYADEVEESQRPFLALNEAAFHDATGAVSEPGGWSKGDKPLRDPPSLAVLAKKYIKEGVA from the coding sequence ATGACCCTTGTCATCACCAGCACCTGCATTGACGTCAAGGATGGAATTTGCACCACAGCATGCCCGGTTGACTGCATCTACGAAGGCGAACGGATGTTCTACATCCACCCGACCGAATGCATTGAGTGTGGCATGTGCGAAAGCATCTGCCCTGTGGATGCCATTCGATATGCAGATGAAGTCGAGGAAAGTCAGAGGCCGTTCCTGGCGTTGAATGAGGCAGCCTTTCACGACGCCACAGGAGCTGTGAGTGAACCCGGCGGATGGAGCAAGGGGGACAAGCCGCTCCGAGACCCTCCCAGTCTCGCAGTGCTCGCCAAAAAATACATCAAAGAAGGAGTGGCTTGA
- a CDS encoding ABC transporter permease yields the protein MRKRAGNVAIPLGTAVSLLLIWQLGVRLFEVPTYIAPAPTDVLAVFVNEFSLLLRNFWPTLIESLSGFVVGNLAAILIAVAFVHSRTVERAFFPIAVFINTIPILAIAPILVLIFGAGMTAKVVIAALICFFPTLVNMVRGLQAVSPQTLELARILSASKAEVFWKMRLPSSLPFLFSALKIAATTCVIGAIVGEWIGADVGLGALIIDSTFNFRSPLLYATVFVSSGLSVLLFTAVSVTEKLVIRW from the coding sequence ATGCGCAAACGCGCGGGCAACGTTGCCATTCCGCTCGGCACTGCAGTTTCATTGTTGCTGATTTGGCAACTCGGTGTCCGGTTGTTCGAAGTTCCGACCTATATCGCGCCTGCACCGACAGATGTTTTGGCTGTGTTTGTGAACGAATTTTCGCTGCTTCTGCGAAATTTCTGGCCGACTTTGATCGAAAGCCTGTCAGGGTTTGTCGTGGGGAACTTGGCAGCGATCCTGATTGCAGTTGCATTTGTTCACAGCCGGACCGTCGAAAGGGCCTTCTTCCCGATTGCCGTCTTCATCAACACGATCCCGATCCTGGCCATTGCGCCGATCCTGGTCTTGATTTTCGGTGCGGGCATGACTGCCAAGGTGGTGATTGCCGCTTTGATCTGCTTCTTCCCAACCTTGGTCAATATGGTTCGGGGATTGCAAGCCGTATCCCCTCAGACCTTGGAGTTGGCCAGGATATTGTCGGCATCCAAGGCAGAAGTGTTCTGGAAGATGAGACTGCCGTCATCGCTTCCATTTTTGTTTTCAGCGCTGAAGATCGCGGCAACAACCTGCGTGATTGGTGCAATCGTTGGCGAATGGATCGGGGCTGATGTCGGCCTCGGTGCGTTGATAATCGACAGCACGTTCAATTTCCGTTCTCCGCTTCTATACGCAACCGTTTTCGTTTCCTCGGGCCTGTCGGTGCTGCTGTTCACTGCCGTTTCGGTCACAGAGAAACTCGTCATTCGCTGGTAG
- a CDS encoding enoyl-CoA hydratase-related protein, translating into MSIEFDVEGHVARVTINRPESMNAVDLASHSRLGEIWTEVEANPDIRCAVLTGAGTKSFCAGADLKENTGMTGVEYWKSISDAGFSGIALREMTTPVIARVNGLALGGGLEMVLGCDIVVAASTARFGLPEARVGRVPLDGGMVLLPRILPRNIAMGMMMTGRLIPAAEIASHGLINSVVEPEELDAEVELWVEDVLSCAPLSLKAIKAVSRQTSHLPVQDAFRYPAQELEAALVSDDADEGVAAFRAKRPAVWRGR; encoded by the coding sequence ATGAGCATCGAATTCGACGTCGAAGGGCATGTTGCAAGGGTCACAATCAACCGGCCCGAAAGCATGAATGCGGTTGATTTGGCAAGCCATTCAAGGCTCGGTGAGATCTGGACCGAAGTGGAGGCCAACCCGGATATTCGTTGTGCTGTTCTGACGGGCGCCGGCACGAAGTCTTTTTGCGCCGGCGCGGATCTGAAAGAAAACACCGGGATGACTGGTGTTGAATATTGGAAGAGCATCAGTGATGCCGGGTTTTCCGGGATTGCACTCCGCGAGATGACGACGCCGGTGATCGCACGGGTCAATGGTTTGGCGCTCGGCGGTGGTTTGGAAATGGTGCTCGGATGCGACATCGTGGTAGCCGCAAGCACCGCCCGGTTCGGTTTGCCCGAAGCCAGAGTTGGTCGTGTGCCCTTGGATGGTGGCATGGTGCTGTTGCCACGGATCCTGCCGCGAAATATCGCCATGGGCATGATGATGACCGGCCGTTTGATCCCGGCTGCGGAGATTGCATCCCACGGTTTGATCAATTCGGTGGTGGAACCAGAAGAGCTTGATGCAGAAGTCGAACTCTGGGTCGAGGATGTCTTAAGCTGCGCACCGCTTAGTCTGAAAGCCATCAAAGCTGTGTCCCGGCAAACGTCTCATTTGCCGGTCCAGGATGCTTTCCGGTATCCGGCGCAAGAGTTGGAAGCCGCACTCGTGTCCGATGATGCTGATGAGGGTGTCGCCGCATTCCGTGCGAAAAGGCCGGCCGTCTGGAGGGGACGTTGA
- a CDS encoding ABC transporter ATP-binding protein: MSVQHLAKVADVEPQQDLASREIAACLSHASVKFGRFTALEDISLEIGEGEFWTILGPSGCGKSTMLRLVSDLVPAAKGNVEILGKTTEEARLAREFAFVFQDATLLPWRSAIENVQLPLEIGRKRGVQLPKSDKSPSELLELVGLKGREDALPHELSGGMRQRVAIARALVCKPKLLLMDEPFGALDEMTRDHLNIQLRDIWRETGVTILFVTHSIPEAVFLGQKVLMLRANPGRVKEVVDIDLPDGRQIALRETPEFNRYCGQLRQLLEDC, from the coding sequence ATGTCCGTCCAACATTTGGCTAAGGTTGCGGACGTTGAGCCGCAACAGGATTTGGCAAGCCGCGAGATTGCGGCCTGCCTCTCCCACGCTTCGGTGAAATTCGGACGTTTCACTGCCCTTGAAGACATCAGCCTGGAAATCGGCGAAGGCGAATTCTGGACAATATTGGGACCATCAGGATGCGGTAAATCAACCATGTTGAGGTTGGTGTCCGACTTGGTCCCTGCTGCAAAAGGCAATGTTGAGATTCTCGGCAAAACCACTGAAGAGGCAAGGTTGGCCCGGGAATTCGCCTTTGTTTTCCAGGACGCAACCTTGTTGCCTTGGCGCAGTGCGATCGAAAACGTGCAATTGCCGCTGGAAATTGGCCGCAAGCGGGGCGTTCAACTACCCAAATCTGACAAGAGCCCAAGCGAGCTTCTGGAACTTGTCGGATTGAAGGGCCGTGAGGATGCGTTGCCCCATGAGCTTTCCGGAGGCATGCGTCAACGCGTTGCGATCGCGCGCGCATTGGTTTGCAAACCAAAGCTCTTACTGATGGACGAACCCTTCGGCGCGCTTGATGAAATGACGCGCGATCATTTGAACATTCAGCTACGTGACATATGGCGGGAAACAGGCGTCACCATTTTGTTCGTGACACACTCGATACCCGAAGCTGTCTTCCTCGGACAAAAGGTCTTGATGCTGCGAGCCAACCCTGGCCGGGTCAAGGAGGTTGTCGACATCGACCTGCCGGACGGACGTCAGATCGCCTTGCGTGAGACACCGGAGTTCAACCGCTATTGCGGGCAGCTTCGGCAACTTCTGGAGGACTGCTGA
- a CDS encoding aldehyde dehydrogenase (NADP(+)), which produces MVKTQSLVAGEWLTSDTVFSNEPVSGTADQFAQGTPEMINRACEAAEEAFWSYGSLPRTERAAFLRNVATQIDALGGEITAMGSKETGLPEARLEGERGRTVAQIRLFADHIEAGDYLDERHEAALPDRSPLPRPDLRLIQRPVGPVGIFGASNFPLAFSVAGGDTASALAAGCPVVVKGHPAHPGLSSLIAQAFDAAIKASGVHPGVFSMVHDGGRIAGETLVKHPLISAIGFTGSLRGGRALFDLCAQRPIPIPFFGELGSTNPMFILPEALANRADAIARNWAGSLTQGCGQFCTNPGIVVLTAGERAEAFTEAVTEALGAVDAQTMLTSGIASVFAEGRKQFCSHTATAVLISAEDRAREASPCLLSTSAEAWLESEDLGEEIFGPLGLIVVARDMDEMLAVAKKLQGQLTATLHMDAGDTSSALKLLPILERKAGRVLANGFPTGVEVCDAMVHGGPYPASTNFGATSVGTLAIRRFLRPVCYQNIPADILPLDLQN; this is translated from the coding sequence ATGGTAAAAACGCAGTCGCTGGTTGCTGGAGAGTGGCTCACATCGGACACGGTGTTTTCCAATGAACCCGTGAGTGGAACGGCGGATCAGTTCGCCCAGGGCACGCCTGAGATGATCAACCGGGCATGTGAGGCAGCGGAAGAGGCATTCTGGAGTTATGGCTCCTTGCCTCGAACTGAACGCGCCGCCTTTCTGCGCAACGTGGCCACTCAAATTGACGCTCTCGGTGGTGAAATCACGGCGATGGGCTCCAAAGAGACCGGACTGCCGGAAGCCCGGCTGGAGGGTGAGCGGGGCCGTACGGTCGCGCAAATCCGCTTGTTTGCGGATCACATTGAAGCCGGTGACTATCTCGACGAGCGTCACGAAGCAGCATTGCCTGACCGCTCGCCTCTGCCGCGTCCGGACCTTAGGCTCATTCAACGGCCCGTCGGACCGGTTGGCATCTTCGGTGCCTCAAACTTTCCGCTCGCATTCTCAGTGGCAGGTGGCGATACAGCCTCCGCTCTGGCTGCGGGCTGTCCTGTTGTGGTGAAAGGACACCCTGCGCATCCGGGACTTTCCTCACTGATCGCGCAGGCGTTTGATGCTGCGATTAAAGCGTCGGGTGTTCATCCCGGTGTCTTCAGCATGGTTCATGACGGTGGCCGGATTGCTGGGGAAACGCTCGTCAAACATCCTCTGATCTCCGCCATCGGCTTTACCGGTTCTCTACGCGGAGGGCGTGCACTTTTCGACCTGTGTGCGCAGCGGCCGATCCCTATCCCGTTCTTTGGAGAATTGGGATCCACGAATCCGATGTTCATCCTGCCGGAGGCTCTGGCCAATCGGGCAGACGCCATCGCCCGGAATTGGGCGGGGTCGTTGACGCAAGGGTGCGGCCAGTTCTGCACCAATCCGGGCATTGTTGTTCTTACGGCAGGCGAGCGGGCGGAGGCCTTCACAGAAGCGGTGACTGAGGCACTTGGCGCTGTCGACGCCCAGACCATGCTGACCAGCGGGATCGCCTCCGTCTTCGCCGAGGGACGGAAGCAGTTCTGCTCGCACACGGCAACGGCTGTTCTGATTTCTGCAGAAGATCGCGCCCGTGAAGCGTCCCCTTGTCTCCTGTCCACGTCCGCAGAGGCCTGGCTGGAGAGCGAAGATCTGGGCGAGGAGATATTCGGGCCGCTCGGTCTCATTGTTGTTGCGCGGGATATGGATGAAATGCTGGCTGTTGCAAAGAAACTTCAAGGTCAACTCACTGCCACGCTTCACATGGATGCGGGTGATACGTCCAGCGCACTGAAATTGCTGCCAATTCTGGAGCGTAAAGCAGGCCGTGTGCTCGCAAACGGATTCCCGACCGGCGTTGAAGTTTGCGACGCGATGGTCCATGGCGGGCCATACCCAGCCTCAACCAATTTTGGTGCAACGTCAGTGGGCACTCTTGCAATCCGTCGTTTTTTGCGGCCGGTCTGCTATCAAAACATTCCAGCTGATATCCTGCCGCTAGATCTCCAAAACTGA
- a CDS encoding GNAT family N-acetyltransferase — protein sequence MRNVNYRQGQEKDCQEIAELSYMASDGAVEYLFRDLVPNMTATEVLSNGLKRDVYPHTFRSTIVAECEDKIIGMAMSYPAEFHRITSELREFLPESRLERFTDFYSSKVEGSYFLDAIGVYPEHRGSGIGKHLLDETKKKAVIEGYNELSLIVFADNQAAIGFYKKNDFHYVESIELMRHELMPHDGGCCLLNCKI from the coding sequence ATGCGGAATGTGAATTATAGGCAAGGTCAAGAAAAAGACTGTCAAGAAATCGCAGAGCTGAGCTACATGGCATCTGATGGCGCGGTAGAGTATCTTTTTCGGGATCTCGTGCCCAACATGACCGCTACTGAAGTTTTGTCCAATGGACTCAAACGGGATGTATATCCGCACACTTTTCGAAGCACTATTGTTGCTGAATGCGAAGACAAAATTATTGGAATGGCTATGTCATATCCGGCTGAGTTTCATCGAATTACCAGTGAACTCAGAGAGTTTTTGCCTGAAAGCCGATTGGAACGGTTCACAGATTTCTATTCGTCGAAGGTTGAAGGTAGCTATTTTCTGGATGCAATTGGAGTTTATCCGGAACACAGGGGGAGCGGGATCGGCAAGCACCTGTTGGACGAGACGAAGAAAAAGGCTGTTATTGAAGGATACAATGAGCTCAGTCTTATCGTGTTTGCTGACAATCAAGCTGCAATTGGATTTTACAAGAAAAACGACTTTCACTATGTCGAGTCGATCGAGCTAATGCGGCATGAACTCATGCCACATGACGGGGGTTGTTGTTTGTTAAATTGCAAAATTTAG
- a CDS encoding metal ABC transporter substrate-binding protein codes for MTLLKTLAAGFVATTLMAGVVPANAHDDLKIVASFSILGDMVEQVVGDHAKVTTIVGPDADAHVYQPSVADARAVAESDVIFVNGLGFETWSETLISESGTEATVHVATEGVTPVMVDGETDPHAWNSLSNGVIYVRNIADALGKAMPDHADDFNANAEAYIAKLEALDKETRTRLATLPEDRRTVVTAHDAFGYLADAYGLTFLAPVGIDTEAEPSARDLAVLITQLKEQGAAALFVENITSPALVQQISDETGIEIGGRLFSDALSERGGPATSYLAMFEHNLGTLIEALGKKNNS; via the coding sequence ATGACCCTTTTGAAAACCCTGGCTGCTGGTTTCGTGGCAACAACGTTGATGGCCGGCGTAGTGCCAGCCAATGCACACGACGATCTCAAGATTGTTGCCAGTTTCTCGATCCTGGGGGACATGGTGGAACAAGTGGTCGGCGATCATGCCAAGGTAACCACGATTGTTGGCCCGGATGCCGATGCGCATGTCTATCAGCCCTCTGTTGCGGATGCGCGCGCCGTGGCTGAGTCTGATGTCATCTTCGTCAACGGTCTCGGTTTTGAGACCTGGTCCGAAACGCTGATTTCAGAATCCGGCACCGAAGCCACGGTCCACGTTGCCACAGAAGGTGTGACGCCCGTCATGGTCGATGGCGAAACAGATCCGCACGCCTGGAATTCCTTGTCGAACGGGGTGATCTATGTGCGGAACATTGCCGACGCATTGGGTAAGGCAATGCCGGACCATGCTGATGATTTCAACGCGAATGCAGAAGCCTACATTGCAAAGCTGGAAGCACTCGACAAGGAAACACGTACCCGACTGGCAACTCTTCCAGAAGACCGCCGCACGGTTGTCACCGCACATGATGCCTTCGGTTACCTTGCCGACGCTTATGGCCTGACCTTTCTCGCGCCGGTCGGCATCGACACTGAAGCAGAGCCGTCCGCGCGTGACCTGGCTGTCCTTATCACGCAGCTCAAGGAGCAGGGCGCGGCTGCGCTGTTCGTCGAAAACATCACCAGCCCCGCTCTCGTGCAGCAGATTTCAGATGAAACAGGGATCGAGATCGGCGGCCGTCTGTTCTCAGACGCCCTGTCAGAGCGCGGTGGACCCGCCACCAGCTACCTTGCCATGTTCGAGCATAATCTCGGAACGCTGATTGAAGCGCTTGGCAAGAAAAACAACAGCTGA
- a CDS encoding dihydrodipicolinate synthase family protein has translation MQGVIAAVPTPVDSGLKPLKAPFLEHCKWALENGCDGLNILGSTGEANSFDVSSRSQIMAWAAEAVPHTKLMVGTGTPSLAETIGLTIKADDLGYPVALVLPPYYYKPLSNLGLKAWYLALHEALGERSIQIYFYNFPQMTGLTLPVEMIAELALNLPDRFTGIKDSSGDLAYCRAIVAAAPSLKVFPSSETALQTAGDDGFAGCISASVNVTAPLAAQVWADRAKPSETVCTEIARQRGLIAGPALIPTIKYLVAERSGNLQWQRVLPPFVALDAKTGQDLHQELNRSASDL, from the coding sequence ATGCAAGGCGTGATTGCAGCTGTTCCCACACCAGTGGATAGTGGCTTGAAGCCGTTGAAAGCGCCCTTTCTGGAGCACTGCAAGTGGGCGCTGGAAAACGGTTGCGACGGTCTCAACATTCTCGGGTCGACCGGAGAAGCCAATTCGTTTGACGTAAGCAGCCGCAGCCAGATTATGGCGTGGGCCGCCGAGGCTGTTCCACATACCAAGCTCATGGTCGGTACGGGCACTCCCTCGCTGGCCGAAACCATCGGTCTGACGATCAAGGCCGACGATCTGGGCTACCCGGTCGCTCTGGTGTTGCCACCATACTATTACAAGCCGTTGAGCAACCTTGGTCTGAAAGCCTGGTACTTGGCGCTTCATGAGGCTTTGGGCGAGCGCTCAATACAAATCTATTTCTATAACTTCCCGCAAATGACGGGCCTCACCCTTCCTGTTGAAATGATTGCCGAATTGGCTTTGAACCTGCCGGATCGGTTCACCGGGATCAAGGATTCTTCGGGTGATCTGGCCTATTGCCGCGCGATTGTCGCAGCCGCACCTTCTCTCAAGGTGTTTCCCAGCTCCGAAACAGCGCTGCAAACTGCAGGGGATGATGGTTTTGCGGGCTGCATATCGGCAAGCGTTAACGTGACCGCACCCCTTGCCGCGCAGGTTTGGGCAGATCGTGCGAAACCCTCTGAGACGGTTTGTACGGAAATTGCAAGACAAAGAGGCTTAATCGCAGGCCCTGCGCTGATCCCGACCATCAAGTATCTAGTCGCTGAGCGATCCGGAAATTTGCAATGGCAGCGCGTGCTTCCGCCATTCGTAGCCCTGGATGCAAAGACCGGCCAGGATCTGCACCAGGAGCTTAACCGGAGTGCATCTGATTTATGA
- a CDS encoding metal ABC transporter permease, which produces MFELFAEMWSFAFMRRAFVATTVLSASVAPIGAFLVLRRLSLAGEAMAHAITPGIVIGFVAAGLSVMSLLIGGLVAGVGVAILTALLARKTILRSDASLASLYLIALAVGIFILSAAGSAVPLKSFLFGSILGIDDGSMILVGGVATVTLAAFAVLLRPLIVSTCDPIFFEAQTRRPWLVDQGFMLLLVLNLLAAFKTLGTLMAVGLMILPATAARYWASTITGQLVLGFLFALASCWIGLTLSYLFPETPSGPAIVLVAGGFFLISALFGPLGLGGRFRKPSPGKKPSVEQSYTEERIQ; this is translated from the coding sequence ATGTTTGAACTCTTTGCCGAGATGTGGAGCTTCGCTTTCATGCGGCGTGCATTCGTGGCAACGACTGTGCTGTCTGCTTCCGTTGCACCAATTGGAGCTTTTCTCGTTCTGCGACGCCTGTCTCTTGCCGGCGAGGCCATGGCCCATGCGATCACGCCGGGCATCGTCATCGGGTTCGTTGCCGCCGGATTGTCAGTGATGTCGCTGCTCATTGGCGGGCTGGTTGCCGGGGTCGGCGTTGCCATTCTGACGGCATTGCTCGCGCGCAAAACGATCTTGCGCAGCGATGCAAGTCTCGCCTCGCTTTATCTTATTGCTCTTGCCGTCGGCATTTTCATTCTTTCAGCTGCCGGTTCAGCGGTCCCTCTCAAGAGTTTCCTGTTCGGCTCAATCCTTGGGATTGATGATGGGTCGATGATACTGGTCGGCGGAGTCGCAACGGTGACGCTAGCTGCATTTGCCGTTCTCCTGCGTCCGTTGATCGTCAGCACATGCGATCCGATCTTCTTTGAAGCGCAAACACGCCGACCTTGGCTGGTCGATCAGGGGTTCATGCTGCTTCTGGTTTTGAACCTGCTCGCGGCGTTCAAGACATTGGGTACGTTAATGGCCGTAGGCCTGATGATCCTGCCGGCAACGGCTGCCCGGTATTGGGCAAGCACTATTACTGGCCAGCTCGTTCTTGGTTTTCTGTTTGCGTTGGCGAGTTGCTGGATCGGATTGACGTTGTCGTACCTCTTTCCCGAAACCCCATCCGGCCCGGCAATTGTTCTGGTTGCCGGGGGCTTCTTTCTGATTTCGGCCCTTTTCGGGCCGCTTGGCCTCGGCGGCCGGTTCCGCAAACCGTCGCCGGGAAAAAAACCGTCTGTTGAACAATCCTATACTGAAGAGAGGATACAATGA